From Echinicola jeungdonensis, the proteins below share one genomic window:
- a CDS encoding RagB/SusD family nutrient uptake outer membrane protein, which translates to MLKKYISYTLLVLMTLGASACDSWLDLRPVNGVVKQDFWKTKEQVRSALMGAYASLNGNYRGDQITEQMFLWGELRGYMVAPNTGAGFSDIQVVYGNIQPTNPIADWSGFYGTINLCNNLIENGPAALDTDETFQIEDLENYVAEARTLRALMYFYLVRTFGDVPLVTEAIDSDEDELTHPKSPREEVLAQILEDLELAEMDIYEEHETEIASKGRLTKYAVNAIQADVHLWMGNFEEAVEAADKVMAGPFELVQQENWLRELFVEGNSMESIFEIQYEAPQNNPFYNMFSTVQGRRFLAYPSVLEDIYGFDIQFPDEIDARSVDASLKSSGEIWKYIGLGETSRRAATDSYANWIVYRLADVMLMKAEALSQIGRGEEALEIVAEIRERGGAIDATEEDPLPSDGNDVVRYILSERARELAFEGKRWFDLLRVSKMNNYENLDLMLQAAIINAPETNLNSILNQLRDTRSHYLPVYNRELDSNPELVQNPYYLK; encoded by the coding sequence ATGTTAAAAAAATATATATCATACACTTTGCTGGTCCTGATGACCCTGGGAGCTTCGGCTTGTGATTCCTGGCTGGATTTGCGGCCAGTGAATGGGGTGGTCAAACAGGATTTCTGGAAAACCAAAGAGCAGGTAAGATCAGCTTTAATGGGAGCATATGCTTCCTTGAATGGAAATTATAGAGGGGACCAAATCACTGAACAAATGTTCCTTTGGGGAGAACTCCGGGGATATATGGTGGCTCCCAATACTGGAGCTGGTTTCAGCGATATCCAGGTTGTTTATGGTAATATCCAGCCTACCAATCCCATTGCAGATTGGAGTGGGTTTTATGGAACCATCAACCTTTGTAATAATTTGATAGAAAATGGTCCGGCGGCTTTGGATACCGATGAGACTTTTCAAATCGAGGATTTGGAAAATTATGTGGCCGAAGCCAGAACCCTCAGAGCCCTAATGTACTTCTATTTGGTTCGGACTTTTGGGGATGTACCATTGGTCACCGAAGCGATTGATAGTGATGAGGATGAATTAACCCATCCTAAGTCTCCGCGAGAAGAAGTGCTGGCTCAAATCCTTGAAGATTTGGAATTAGCAGAAATGGACATTTACGAGGAGCATGAAACTGAAATTGCCTCTAAGGGTAGGCTGACCAAATATGCAGTAAACGCCATTCAGGCAGATGTTCATCTTTGGATGGGAAATTTTGAGGAGGCCGTTGAGGCAGCCGATAAGGTAATGGCTGGACCCTTTGAATTGGTACAGCAGGAAAACTGGTTAAGGGAATTGTTTGTGGAAGGAAATTCAATGGAAAGTATCTTTGAAATTCAGTATGAAGCCCCACAGAATAACCCTTTCTATAATATGTTCAGCACTGTACAAGGAAGAAGGTTTTTGGCTTATCCATCGGTACTTGAAGATATCTATGGCTTTGATATTCAGTTTCCTGATGAAATAGATGCCCGAAGTGTTGATGCATCGCTAAAAAGTAGTGGTGAAATCTGGAAATACATTGGGTTAGGAGAAACTTCCAGAAGAGCGGCTACAGATTCTTATGCCAACTGGATTGTTTACCGTTTGGCGGATGTGATGTTGATGAAAGCTGAAGCACTTTCCCAAATTGGAAGGGGAGAAGAGGCCCTTGAAATTGTTGCTGAAATACGAGAAAGAGGGGGAGCCATCGATGCAACAGAAGAAGATCCTCTACCTTCTGATGGGAATGATGTTGTGCGATATATCCTTAGCGAAAGGGCCAGGGAATTGGCTTTTGAAGGGAAGCGTTGGTTTGATTTACTCAGGGTATCCAAAATGAACAATTATGAAAACTTGGATTTGATGTTACAGGCGGCTATTATCAATGCCCCTGAAACCAATTTGAATTCCATTTTGAACCAATTGAGGGATACCAGAAGTCATTATTTGCCTGTTTATAACAGAGAATTGGATTCTAACCCTGAATTGGTACAAAATCCCTATTACCTGAAATAA
- a CDS encoding fasciclin domain-containing protein, which produces MKNFNIKSIWSRGAAYMLVALFLGLISCDFEPPSNINITEDTNISGYFRQNPDEFSSLSKILEISNTEGYLGAYGLYTFFAPNNEAVDAYLSDNNLSLENLGQEEAKDIVRYHLLKDTISTANFTDGKLPIVTEYGKYLVTGAEFMEGQTSIRVNRQANLIESNIKLGNGIVHKIDGVLSPPTKTASAWLEAEQQYSIFTQALKSTGWYDTLNKEEEGVWYTVMAQSDETFGEAGFESYQDLEDRYSHLDDPTNPSDSLNLFMAYHILPNIKYIADLVTATAHETEAPQEVVTIKLQGEQALVNDDVFFGVHEPGSPIIRQESDNSVTNGVVHSVENHFAIKLRSPTAVYYDVCAQNEIRQLTNIFRVPGAPTYTFKLGELSKMDWGGNFVDFLVTYFPPGLNELFFYHGDFLKVQLQGNRLTWAEFDTPVLVKGRYKVWVCYRTGLSSNGCELKMTFNGESVPGSRLLDTKVWPPNLPEAELESRGWKEYLSAGSNGGRHMGRLIGTIDVKTTGEHILRFDRVTGQGRSNGGLWLDMIHFIPEDQDQLWPKFGRNGDLVYPEDLE; this is translated from the coding sequence ATGAAAAATTTTAATATAAAATCGATCTGGAGCAGAGGAGCAGCCTATATGCTGGTCGCCTTGTTCCTGGGCTTAATCAGTTGCGATTTTGAACCACCCTCCAATATTAATATTACGGAGGATACCAATATCAGTGGTTACTTTAGGCAAAATCCAGATGAATTTTCCAGCCTTTCCAAAATCCTTGAGATTTCCAATACGGAAGGCTATTTAGGGGCATATGGGCTTTATACCTTTTTTGCTCCTAATAATGAAGCTGTTGATGCTTATTTAAGTGATAATAACCTGAGCCTTGAAAACTTAGGCCAAGAGGAAGCCAAAGATATCGTTCGCTACCACTTATTAAAAGATACGATTTCTACGGCCAACTTTACGGATGGTAAACTTCCGATAGTTACCGAGTATGGTAAGTATTTGGTTACTGGTGCCGAATTCATGGAAGGGCAGACCAGCATCCGTGTCAACCGTCAAGCTAATCTAATTGAGAGTAATATTAAATTGGGCAATGGAATTGTTCATAAGATAGACGGGGTGCTAAGTCCCCCTACCAAAACCGCATCAGCTTGGTTAGAGGCGGAACAACAGTATTCCATCTTCACCCAAGCTCTGAAATCTACCGGTTGGTATGATACCTTAAACAAAGAAGAGGAAGGAGTTTGGTATACCGTGATGGCCCAATCCGATGAAACTTTTGGGGAAGCTGGTTTTGAAAGTTATCAGGATTTGGAGGATAGGTATTCTCATTTGGATGATCCTACCAATCCATCTGATAGTTTGAATCTCTTTATGGCCTACCATATTTTGCCCAATATCAAATACATCGCAGATTTGGTAACAGCCACCGCTCATGAGACAGAAGCTCCCCAGGAAGTGGTTACAATAAAACTTCAAGGAGAACAGGCTTTGGTCAATGATGATGTTTTCTTTGGAGTTCATGAACCTGGTTCTCCCATTATCAGGCAGGAAAGTGATAATTCTGTAACCAATGGAGTGGTTCATAGTGTGGAAAATCACTTTGCAATCAAATTAAGATCTCCAACTGCTGTTTATTATGATGTATGTGCTCAAAATGAAATCAGGCAATTGACCAATATTTTCAGGGTTCCTGGTGCTCCTACCTATACCTTTAAACTCGGAGAACTTTCCAAAATGGATTGGGGAGGCAACTTTGTAGATTTCTTGGTAACCTATTTCCCTCCAGGTCTGAATGAATTGTTCTTTTACCATGGTGATTTCCTTAAAGTTCAATTGCAAGGAAACCGCTTGACCTGGGCAGAATTTGATACACCTGTTTTAGTAAAAGGAAGGTATAAAGTTTGGGTTTGCTATAGAACTGGCCTATCAAGTAATGGTTGTGAATTGAAAATGACTTTTAACGGCGAAAGCGTTCCAGGTTCAAGGCTTCTTGATACCAAGGTTTGGCCGCCAAATTTACCGGAAGCTGAACTGGAATCCAGAGGTTGGAAAGAATATTTATCCGCAGGTTCCAATGGTGGAAGGCACATGGGTAGATTGATCGGAACCATTGATGTTAAAACCACCGGTGAACACATTTTAAGATTTGATCGGGTTACCGGTCAGGGTCGAAGTAATGGGGGCCTTTGGTTGGATATGATTCACTTTATTCCTGAAGACCAAGATCAATTATGGCCCAAGTTTGGCAGGAATGGTGATCTGGTTTATCCTGAGGACCTGGAGTAG